The Sphingobium sp. BYY-5 genome contains a region encoding:
- a CDS encoding amidohydrolase — translation MRTGGRALLALALLAGVSGPAIAKKDKEAAPASQGQNQGPSAEPDNPYPSTYKAYPGRPTVIRGATIFDGEGGRIDNGVVFLSEGKVVAIGGPDTPIPADVAVFDGTGKYLTPGVIDIHSHLGVYASPSVDALSDGNEMTSPVTPHVWAEHSIWPQDPGFGRALANGGVTTLQILPGSGNLIGGRSVTVKNVPARTQQGMKFPGAPYGLKMACGENPKRVYGSKGREPSTRMGNIAVDRQTWIKAREYQKKRAAGKEQTRDLGMETLADVLEGKILVHNHCYRADEMANVIDMSKEFGYKVTAFHHAVEAYKIADLLRENGICSAMWGDWYGFKMEAYDGIKENIPLVQQAGACAIVHSDDENGIQRLNQEAAKALGAGRRMGINIPDEVAWTWLAINPARAMGIADQTGSLKVGKMADVVLWNGNPFSTYTRPEKVWVDGALLYDSSNPKLRSVSDFELGQIGAGDVK, via the coding sequence ATGAGAACAGGCGGCCGTGCGCTGCTGGCCCTTGCGCTCCTGGCGGGCGTGAGCGGACCGGCGATCGCGAAGAAGGACAAGGAGGCGGCGCCCGCGTCGCAGGGCCAGAATCAGGGACCATCGGCAGAGCCGGACAATCCCTATCCTTCCACCTACAAAGCCTATCCCGGCCGTCCCACGGTGATCCGTGGCGCGACCATTTTCGACGGGGAAGGGGGCCGCATCGACAATGGCGTCGTCTTCCTGTCGGAGGGTAAGGTCGTCGCCATCGGCGGCCCCGACACGCCGATCCCGGCCGATGTCGCGGTGTTCGACGGCACCGGCAAATATCTGACGCCGGGCGTGATCGACATTCACAGCCATCTGGGAGTCTATGCATCGCCCAGCGTCGATGCGCTGTCGGACGGTAATGAGATGACGTCGCCGGTGACGCCCCATGTCTGGGCCGAACATAGCATCTGGCCGCAGGACCCAGGCTTCGGCCGCGCGCTGGCCAATGGCGGCGTCACCACGCTCCAGATACTGCCCGGTTCGGGCAATCTGATCGGCGGGCGCAGTGTGACGGTGAAGAATGTCCCGGCCCGCACCCAGCAGGGGATGAAGTTCCCCGGCGCGCCCTATGGCCTGAAAATGGCGTGCGGCGAGAACCCCAAGCGCGTCTACGGTTCCAAGGGCCGTGAACCCTCCACCCGCATGGGCAATATCGCGGTCGATCGCCAGACCTGGATCAAGGCGCGCGAATATCAGAAGAAGCGCGCCGCCGGGAAAGAGCAGACCCGCGACCTGGGCATGGAGACGCTGGCCGATGTGCTGGAGGGCAAGATCCTGGTCCACAATCATTGCTACCGCGCGGACGAGATGGCCAATGTCATCGATATGTCGAAGGAGTTCGGCTACAAGGTCACGGCATTCCACCACGCGGTCGAAGCCTATAAGATCGCCGACCTGCTGCGCGAGAACGGCATCTGTTCGGCCATGTGGGGCGACTGGTACGGCTTCAAGATGGAAGCCTATGACGGCATCAAGGAGAATATCCCGCTGGTGCAGCAGGCGGGCGCCTGCGCCATCGTCCATTCGGATGACGAAAACGGCATCCAGCGGCTGAACCAGGAAGCGGCCAAGGCGCTGGGCGCGGGGCGGCGCATGGGGATCAACATTCCCGACGAGGTCGCCTGGACCTGGCTCGCCATCAACCCGGCGCGCGCCATGGGGATCGCAGACCAGACCGGCAGCCTGAAGGTCGGCAAGATGGCCGACGTCGTGCTGTGGAACGGCAATCCTTTCAGCACCTATACAAGGCCTGAGAAGGTGTGGGTCGACGGGGCGCTGCTCTATGACAGTTCCAACCCGAAGCTGCGGTCGGTGAGCGACTTCGAACTGGGCCAGATCGGCGCGGGAGACGTGAAATGA